A genome region from Hymenobacter tibetensis includes the following:
- the gatC gene encoding Asp-tRNA(Asn)/Glu-tRNA(Gln) amidotransferase subunit GatC, with protein MSTDLATLRQLAHLSRLELDESKEQQMLGALNEILDWVDQLRQLDTSSVEPLVHLSHEINVLRPDDAHNTVSHQDGLRNAPRKDSDYFRVPKVLE; from the coding sequence TTGAGCACTGACCTTGCCACCCTGCGCCAACTAGCGCACCTCTCCCGCTTGGAACTCGATGAGTCCAAAGAGCAGCAGATGTTGGGAGCCCTCAATGAAATCCTGGACTGGGTGGACCAACTGCGCCAGCTCGACACAAGCAGCGTAGAACCTTTGGTGCACTTGTCGCACGAAATCAATGTGCTGCGGCCCGATGATGCGCACAACACCGTGAGCCACCAGGACGGCTTGCGCAACGCCCCCCGCAAAGACTCTGATTATTTCCGCGTACCTAAAGTGCTGGAGTAA
- a CDS encoding lysophospholipid acyltransferase family protein: protein MRHLLRYIGHRLYTTWATFWFVTPFVLTYPVQWALSQRPQWHRHLHSLNRNWSRLFIWMWGMPVEIIRKKPLPTEQPCVYVANHSSYIDIPLLFKVLPGWLNIMGKSSLAKVPAWGPIFSRGYIVVDRDNAMSRGRAMVQARRSLEAGRSVVIFPEGSIAKKPGEQLEEFKDGAFQLAIAAGVPLVPITMTLNHHFLPDVGGLRVRYSPLQIILHEPITTNGLTVADALALKKRVYDTIASAFRPDTAGVPGPSFWRKPKPQALAPTLTKETPASPEDSTLALPNS, encoded by the coding sequence ATGCGGCATCTTTTGCGCTATATCGGCCACCGACTCTATACCACCTGGGCAACCTTCTGGTTTGTGACGCCATTCGTGCTGACGTATCCGGTGCAGTGGGCGCTGAGCCAACGGCCACAGTGGCACCGCCATCTTCACAGCCTCAACCGCAACTGGAGCCGGCTATTTATCTGGATGTGGGGCATGCCTGTGGAGATAATCCGAAAAAAGCCCTTACCCACTGAGCAACCCTGCGTGTATGTAGCCAATCATAGCTCGTACATTGATATTCCCTTGCTGTTCAAAGTGTTGCCAGGCTGGTTGAATATCATGGGCAAAAGCTCATTGGCTAAAGTACCCGCTTGGGGTCCCATTTTCAGCCGGGGGTATATCGTGGTTGACCGGGACAATGCTATGAGCAGAGGCCGGGCAATGGTGCAGGCCCGCCGTTCTTTGGAAGCTGGGCGGTCAGTTGTTATTTTTCCGGAAGGCTCCATTGCCAAAAAGCCAGGCGAGCAGCTAGAGGAATTCAAGGATGGGGCCTTTCAGTTGGCTATTGCGGCCGGTGTGCCATTGGTACCTATCACGATGACGCTGAACCACCATTTCCTGCCAGATGTTGGCGGGTTGCGCGTTCGTTATTCGCCGTTGCAAATCATCTTACACGAGCCCATTACTACGAATGGCCTAACGGTGGCGGATGCTTTGGCTCTCAAGAAACGCGTGTACGACACGATTGCCAGTGCCTTCCGCCCCGACACGGCTGGAGTTCCGGGACCAAGCTTCTGGCGCAAGCCCAAACCGCAAGCTTTAGCACCTACACTGACGAAAGAAACACCAGCTTCACCAGAAGACTCTACGCTGGCGTTACCTAACTCATAA
- a CDS encoding ABC transporter ATP-binding protein, with translation MLHPVIETHDISKMYRMGTEEIHALRSVTITIQRGEYVAFMGPSGSGKSTLMNIVGCLDTPTTGNYILNGKDVSRMSDNQLADVRNKEIGFVFQTFNLLPRATSLDNVALPLIYAGYNKADREEKAMQALRSVGLDTRAKHRPNELSGGQRQRVAIARALVNDPSIILADEPTGNLDSKTSYEIMDLFEALYAKGNTIIMVTHEEDIARYAHRIVRLRDGLIESDQINTDVALHHEQATKQL, from the coding sequence ATGCTGCACCCCGTTATCGAAACCCACGACATCTCGAAGATGTACCGCATGGGTACTGAGGAAATTCATGCTTTACGTTCGGTTACCATCACGATTCAACGTGGTGAGTACGTTGCTTTCATGGGTCCTTCGGGTTCCGGAAAGTCAACGCTGATGAATATTGTTGGCTGTCTGGACACGCCCACCACCGGCAACTACATTCTCAACGGCAAAGATGTGAGTCGCATGAGCGACAACCAGCTAGCCGATGTACGCAACAAGGAAATTGGCTTCGTCTTCCAGACGTTCAACCTGCTGCCCCGCGCTACATCACTCGACAATGTAGCCTTGCCCCTTATTTACGCTGGCTACAACAAAGCAGACCGCGAAGAGAAAGCCATGCAGGCGCTACGCAGCGTAGGCCTCGACACCCGCGCCAAGCATCGGCCCAACGAGCTATCCGGTGGTCAGCGCCAACGCGTGGCCATTGCCCGGGCCCTCGTCAATGATCCTAGTATCATTCTGGCGGACGAACCAACTGGCAACCTTGACTCCAAGACCAGCTACGAAATAATGGACCTCTTCGAAGCCTTGTATGCCAAGGGCAACACCATTATTATGGTGACGCACGAAGAAGACATTGCCCGCTATGCGCACCGCATCGTTCGCCTACGCGACGGCCTTATAGAGTCTGACCAGATAAATACAGACGTGGCTTTGCATCATGAGCAAGCCACCAAGCAATTGTAG
- a CDS encoding NUDIX domain-containing protein: MGTSKPTLDETHNPWQVLSTEVKYNNPWIRVREDQVINPGGGRGIYGVVTMKNKGLGIVPVDAEGNTWLVGQYRYTLSEYSWEIPMGGGPVEQDILESAQRELREETGLLARRWTNIARLHTSNSVTDEEGFVFLAEDLEQGEVEPEETEDLRLWKLPLAEAVRMVMDNRITDAISVAGLLKAEKVLADRVKEQLPG; encoded by the coding sequence ATGGGCACTTCCAAACCTACACTAGACGAAACGCACAACCCCTGGCAGGTTCTAAGCACCGAAGTTAAATATAACAATCCATGGATACGTGTTCGTGAGGACCAAGTCATAAACCCAGGAGGCGGCCGGGGTATTTATGGAGTCGTGACGATGAAGAATAAGGGCCTGGGCATAGTCCCCGTGGACGCCGAAGGAAATACCTGGCTGGTAGGCCAATACCGGTATACCCTAAGCGAGTACAGTTGGGAAATCCCGATGGGTGGCGGCCCAGTAGAACAGGACATTCTGGAGTCTGCGCAGCGTGAGCTACGCGAGGAAACCGGCCTTCTCGCCCGCCGTTGGACTAATATTGCGCGTCTGCACACTTCCAACTCCGTGACGGATGAGGAAGGGTTTGTCTTTCTGGCCGAGGACTTAGAGCAAGGAGAAGTGGAGCCCGAAGAAACCGAAGACCTTCGCCTTTGGAAGCTTCCTCTGGCAGAAGCAGTGCGCATGGTGATGGACAATCGGATTACCGACGCCATCAGTGTAGCAGGACTGTTGAAGGCGGAGAAGGTACTGGCAGACCGGGTGAAAGAGCAGTTGCCTGGCTAG
- a CDS encoding tetratricopeptide repeat protein: MPTIPVSRAANWRSPFLLGLLGLAAGALLLAIYYYFTGDDATLPVQTVSQLNPVPTVLASVRVGLAQLPIRVNGYLLTQTHDMVGPYVQPDAAWVLLGLLAVALAAFLAVVSTLPRPAFVAGMAGVIFLLMSLNADLLGIFNSQEQYFLIIALAALGLPAYAFHAFWTEVPLGGRLLVFGVVIAGLSTLLLTKSTFSADETALHLTSFATLGGAIVVALLVLWVAFENIQGLLWFNTQAENPASRFGLLPFVASSVLYLGILGMYLWNGGELLILPGVRFDPLVLLLPAVCIGWLSLPRRATSYGELVPYWPAAAHLYLVFVALAAGFLGYAFATANDPLLLAARQFTALALLVGGGAFLLYVLVNFGPLIRQRLRVYRVVYEPRRLPLFAVYVLTLAGLAAVEFRYNLETLHQVQAGYYNNLGDLTRLQSEMDPKGDALALLAERYYAESDVLDEHNHKASLGRAALYRYRLQRQNEINILRRALSRRPSEKVSLRLAALYNEPTDFFDRLAALRQGLKSAPTSASLNNDLALLYTRSTLTDSVALYLDRAEAAAPGSSVVQANRLAFLLQNRQFKEAQQLVAEKSKEADAAWQSNVLLLHQLHRSNQQPIPGLTPNAEANLTVPEFARLYHAALQRIQQQDTSYLPALSKLATRPSNSSYFEQLTFLKALTQHYGGRVVAAQTTLLPLSVGTTPSTAYYQNIQGLWLLEHEAYSSAAARLAESASNGYTEANLNRAYALALNGQLDSARTAVNLVAQGPDSSLQAPAQRLQQVINLNFNSQYAIASDSVKTQFVVLRGNSFYPESLLTYALNLPDPRHREVALLAQAPRALQAGQVEAVRQAVARFAPEAKQQKGSTTSNWNVVRGAVLLREKKAEELRLLTKNGYFSPTHQAKKLYYQAAAALLMNQPDQAQLLFNQLTREAPFEETGLLAAADFFTQRQDYLTAYSTLQRALEYNPESIAVLKAYTLAAIPAGLSGYAATSLDKLRTLLSPTEYATFRTTYDARRATQDSVVAPWN; this comes from the coding sequence GTGCCCACTATTCCTGTCTCGCGCGCCGCAAACTGGCGCAGTCCGTTTTTACTTGGCTTGCTTGGCCTAGCCGCCGGGGCTTTGCTTCTGGCCATCTATTATTATTTCACTGGCGACGATGCCACCCTGCCTGTGCAGACGGTGTCGCAGCTTAATCCGGTTCCGACCGTATTAGCGTCAGTGCGCGTGGGCTTGGCGCAGCTTCCCATTCGGGTGAACGGCTACCTGCTCACCCAAACCCACGACATGGTGGGGCCCTACGTTCAGCCAGATGCGGCTTGGGTGCTACTGGGACTACTGGCCGTCGCGCTGGCCGCTTTTTTGGCTGTTGTCAGCACCTTGCCCCGGCCTGCTTTCGTGGCAGGTATGGCAGGGGTTATTTTCCTGTTGATGTCGTTGAATGCCGACTTGCTCGGCATTTTCAATTCGCAGGAACAGTACTTCCTTATCATAGCGCTAGCAGCATTAGGCCTGCCCGCTTACGCGTTTCACGCTTTCTGGACGGAAGTACCACTTGGGGGTCGTTTGTTGGTATTCGGGGTAGTGATAGCAGGCCTAAGCACTCTGTTGCTCACCAAGTCCACCTTTTCAGCCGACGAAACTGCGCTGCATCTTACCAGCTTTGCCACGCTTGGCGGCGCAATAGTGGTAGCCCTGCTGGTGCTGTGGGTGGCATTCGAGAATATTCAGGGCCTGCTGTGGTTCAATACACAGGCTGAAAACCCAGCCAGCCGCTTTGGGTTACTGCCGTTTGTAGCTTCTAGCGTCCTGTATCTTGGCATCTTGGGCATGTATCTCTGGAATGGCGGCGAACTGCTAATTCTGCCGGGCGTGCGCTTCGACCCCTTGGTTTTACTGCTGCCCGCAGTGTGTATTGGCTGGTTGAGTTTGCCGCGCCGAGCTACTTCCTACGGTGAGCTTGTACCCTACTGGCCCGCCGCTGCTCACTTGTATTTGGTTTTTGTGGCACTGGCTGCGGGCTTCTTGGGCTATGCATTTGCTACTGCCAATGATCCGCTGCTGTTGGCTGCCCGTCAGTTTACGGCCCTGGCCCTATTAGTTGGAGGCGGTGCTTTTCTGCTATATGTTCTAGTCAATTTCGGGCCACTTATCCGGCAGCGCTTGCGCGTATACCGCGTCGTGTATGAGCCACGCCGCCTACCCTTATTTGCGGTGTATGTGCTGACGCTCGCTGGGCTGGCAGCCGTGGAATTTCGCTACAACCTCGAAACGCTTCATCAAGTACAGGCCGGCTACTACAACAACCTCGGCGACCTAACCCGTCTGCAAAGTGAGATGGACCCCAAAGGCGATGCACTGGCGTTGCTGGCGGAGCGCTATTACGCCGAAAGCGACGTACTGGACGAGCACAACCACAAAGCCAGCCTAGGCCGCGCCGCGCTGTATCGGTATCGGCTGCAGCGCCAAAACGAAATCAACATCCTGCGTCGGGCGCTCAGTCGTCGGCCCTCTGAGAAGGTATCGTTGCGCTTAGCGGCGCTCTACAACGAGCCTACCGATTTTTTTGACCGACTGGCTGCCTTGCGACAGGGCTTGAAAAGTGCTCCTACCAGTGCGAGCCTCAACAACGACCTGGCCTTGCTATATACCCGCTCTACTCTCACCGATTCGGTAGCGTTGTATCTCGACCGGGCCGAGGCAGCAGCTCCTGGCAGTTCAGTTGTGCAAGCCAACCGATTAGCTTTTCTGCTTCAAAACCGCCAGTTCAAGGAAGCGCAGCAACTGGTTGCGGAGAAAAGCAAGGAAGCCGATGCCGCTTGGCAGAGCAATGTCTTGTTATTACATCAGCTGCACCGTAGCAACCAGCAACCTATTCCCGGCCTCACGCCCAACGCGGAAGCAAACCTGACAGTCCCTGAATTTGCCCGGCTGTATCATGCAGCACTGCAACGAATACAGCAGCAGGATACCAGCTACTTGCCAGCACTGAGCAAGCTAGCAACCCGGCCCAGCAATAGCTCCTACTTCGAGCAGTTGACTTTTCTCAAGGCTCTCACCCAACACTATGGTGGCCGGGTAGTAGCGGCTCAAACCACGCTGCTTCCTTTGTCGGTGGGCACAACGCCTAGCACTGCCTACTACCAGAACATACAAGGGCTATGGTTACTAGAACACGAAGCGTATAGCTCGGCAGCAGCTCGCTTAGCTGAGTCTGCCAGCAACGGCTACACAGAAGCAAACCTGAACCGAGCCTATGCACTGGCACTAAATGGTCAACTAGATTCTGCTCGCACGGCGGTGAACTTAGTAGCGCAAGGACCAGATTCCAGCTTGCAAGCACCGGCTCAGAGGTTGCAACAAGTAATAAATCTAAATTTTAATTCGCAATATGCAATTGCGTCCGATTCCGTAAAAACACAATTCGTTGTGCTACGCGGCAACTCCTTCTATCCTGAGAGCCTTCTAACGTACGCTCTCAACCTGCCAGACCCTCGCCACCGCGAAGTAGCCCTGCTGGCGCAGGCCCCACGTGCGCTGCAAGCTGGCCAGGTAGAAGCCGTCCGCCAGGCCGTGGCGCGCTTTGCTCCGGAAGCCAAGCAGCAGAAAGGTAGCACCACTTCCAATTGGAACGTGGTACGGGGTGCAGTGCTGCTGCGCGAGAAAAAAGCTGAAGAGTTGCGTTTACTGACTAAAAACGGCTATTTCTCGCCGACGCATCAAGCCAAGAAGCTATATTACCAGGCAGCGGCGGCACTCCTCATGAACCAGCCAGACCAAGCTCAGCTGTTGTTCAATCAGCTGACGCGCGAGGCTCCCTTCGAAGAAACTGGCCTGTTAGCCGCCGCCGATTTCTTCACGCAGCGGCAAGACTACTTGACGGCTTATTCCACCTTGCAGCGTGCTCTGGAATATAACCCTGAGTCTATTGCTGTGTTAAAGGCATATACGTTAGCTGCTATTCCGGCCGGACTGTCGGGGTACGCCGCCACCTCCCTCGACAAGCTTCGTACATTGCTTTCACCCACTGAATACGCTACCTTTCGTACCACGTATGACGCCCGCCGAGCAACTCAGGACTCGGTGGTCGCTCCATGGAACTAA